Genomic window (Ailuropoda melanoleuca isolate Jingjing chromosome 7, ASM200744v2, whole genome shotgun sequence):
TTCCTCATCCTGAGAAAAATCACCTGAGTTTTGTCCTATGTAGGGAGAGTAGGTTTCATTGTCCTGGCGTTTGGAGAGCCTTCAGCCCTTCCGTGGGGAGGTATACTGGTTCTCCAAATAAAACAACATGAAACGTTTTTGCTCCTTTCCATGATGTACTAGTTCTACCATggccaatttttctttttcttttttttttttttaataaagattttatttgtcagagagagagcgagagagccagtgcaagcacaagctgggggaggggcaggcagagggagaagcaggctccccgctgagcagagagcctgacatcctcaatcccaggaccctgggatctcgaccccagctgaaggcagatgcttaaccaactgagccatccaggtgtcccttccACGGCCAATTTCAATCTCTCAACATGACATCACTAAACACGGAGCTGGAAAGAGGTGCACACACACTGCCCTTGTCCAGTGTGAACAGGCTCCAGTTCACACCTCGGCTGCAGGTGTATTTGTGTGTGAGGAATTCTGGGCTGAGTGTTCCATTAGAGAAAAGGCTTCCTGGGGGTGAAAGAGCTCTTAGCTTCCCTGCCAGGCCCCAGGTCTCATGTTTAAAACTGAGCTTAGCTAGTACAGAAACAGTCCCCCCCCAGCTGCAGAGACGTGTTTGCCCATCTCTACATCTTTTGCATGTGTCTGGCTCTGTCCTGTGGGAAGAACAGCTCTGaatctgtccctttccctctaaCTGGGGGTGATGGTGGGGCTGAGTCTTGGAGGCAAGAGGTTTCTGGGAAGGTCCCTGCCCTGTTTGGCTTTCTGGGAAGGTCCCTGCCCTGTTTGGCTGGAAGCAATCTTAACTGAATTTCATATTGGGATGGGTAGCCCACCCTGAAAAACTGCTGCTGAGGCTGAGAGTTAGGCCGGGCACTTAGTCTAGgcttagcatttcttgtaagagCCCTGAGCCTAGTTCCTGGTCAGGAGCTAGAACGATGGGACAGGAGGAACCCTCCAGATGGGCTCAGGGATTTCTGGATGCAAGATGGGGAGAAGGCTGCAGCCTAGGAAAGGGAAAGACGGGTTTTCACTGCCCAGAGAGAGCTAATTAAAAGGTGCTCAGCCAAGAGAAATAGATCTGTTCCTGTTGCCACAACAGAAAGTTAACAATCTGTCAAGAGAACCTGGatagaagtaaatgaaaacagtTCACCTAACACCTGATTTAAATTGTGCAATTTCCTCCCGTCTATCATACTATGATAAGTGAAGGCAaagatatgtatattttcttatttttggatttttaaagaacttcttgACTCTTTATAGTTTGGTTTCTGAATCGAAACAAGGAAAAAGTTCAGAAAAGCCTTTCGATTTTCCTTCTCCACCTTGTTCCTTCATCTTGGTCTTCCCCAATCAGGGTATTACCCTGAATCActgagagaaaaagaactaaCAAACACCGAATTGGTCATGAGGTTCGTGTTAGAAAAATGCAGCTTCACAAAGAGAAACACTtccaaataagtcagagagacagCTGCTGGGCTGCCTTCAGCTGATcttaaaagagacagaaagggagtAAGAGTTGGTGGGTGGTGCTCTTAAAAGCTCACACTACCACCACCAACTTCTTGTGGATCTCCAGGCCTCCAACCACAGCACAGAATTCCTCGAAGGATATTTTGCCGTCTCCATCCCGATCCAGGATGATGATGGTTTTGTCCACGAGCTGCTGCAGCTGCCAGTCCTTCAGGTTGTTGCCCACCATCAGCTTCAGCACCTGGAAGAGCTCCCCGTTGGAAATGTAGCCGTCTTTATCAATGTCGTAGATGCTGAAGGCAAACCTCAACTTTTGCTCCTCGTCCCCCCTGACACTGAACTGGGAGGTCCCCAGGATGAACTCCTTGAAGTCCACTTCTCCGTTGCCATCGGTGTCGAAGACGTCGACCACTCGCTGCACCAATGGGTTCTGCTGCAGCTCGGGCAGGGACATGAACTCCTCCATGCTCAGCGCGCCCGAAGAGTCCAAGTCCAGCTTCTTAAACCTCTTGCCCAGCCTTTTGATTTCATCAGAGTTGAAGTGGGAGCACATCTCCTCCGGGTAACTGGCTTCATTTCCCATTGTGGACGCGGGCACCGCTCGCAAGGGCGATGGGCACGGGCGGGTTCAAGCCAGACCAACGGTTGCCTGGCgggagaatgggggtgggggcaggcttgGAAGGCACacggcacccctcccccacctcccaccaggtAGGAATCAACCAACCTGCTCCCAGAGCTGGAAGCccggcagggagggaagggggaggaggtaggagagggtggagcagggtgggggttggggggatgaaTGCCCACGAGAGTGACAGGCTGACAGGTTGCTcggccttccttccttctctcggCCAGTTGAGGTTTTCTCCCTAGTTCCCTTGCTAATATTTTATCTTCTCACTTCCTCACTTTTCCTTAGTAAACTCCAAAGGGGCCGTATCCCCATCGCTCCGCATTTCATAAACTGGAGTTCAGCATTATCATGGGGCTCAATGACACTGTTTCAATTTTCTCTGTTATTCCCAGGCATTTTCACCGTTACTCTTTCTGTTTATCACTGCGGAGGGATCCGGATCTTGGGACATTCACTGCAGTAAGTAAATGAAAAGGGCTGACCAATCGCTCCAGAAGAAATTAGGAGCCTGATGGCACTTCCATTTCAGCAAGAGTTTTCAGGGAAAGAACTATGAGATGGTCACGCGCAAAAACAACTGCCAACAGAAATGGGAGTGACGAGTCCTGGGGCTCATGTAGGGCCTCATCTTGCAAATTACACAAGAGGATGGGCTTCTGAGCAGTGTCACACAGCCATTCAGGGAGCTCTCCAGGCATGGGTCATTGACCTTGACCTGGAAGCCCTCACCTATCTGTGAGGTTGTCTATCACTATATTTAACAAAAATCTGTGTTGAGGTTAGGCATCCTATAGACTGTGGAACCACATAGCCCTGAGTTTAAAACCCAAGCAtcagatttctcatctgcaaagcagGAATAATATAATGGTGTCATAGTGTTACTTTAGGTTTAGGTGAGAGAACacctcaaataataaaaaagccaTCTAAAATAGCATGCCagcgcatagtaggtgctcaatacctTTGGCACCTTATCttctttcttgttcctttcttACTCCTTTATTTGCTTTCTCCGAAGCAGGTGTTTGGCTCTGGctatatgtgttttgtttttcttgaatgtGACAAACTTTGTTTCAAGTTCAAATTTATAtcgaacacctactgtgtgccaggcctgtgcCAGCTGATGGGTCTTCTGTGGTAAACAAGATACAGCCCCTTGAGAACTATATACAGTTTCGCTATTGGGAAATCTACAATTTAATAAACAGTATGACTGGAAGGATGTAGTGCTATTTGGtcagtcttttatatttatcatatgtATTCAAAAGGATCAAGAAAAacatgtttgattttcttttgtaattctgGCATGGTGTTTAATACAAGCACTGGTGTTCAATCATCGTTTTGCTATTTAAcaactctgtgatcttgggcacaATTATTTGAGTCACTGCCATCTGTAAAACTGGAACAACAATTGCTAACTCATAGCATCATTttcaggattaaataagatagcACACATTAAAGAATTAGGctcaatgcctagcacatagtaggtaccaAAATGATAGATGTTATAATTATTGCCTACTTTAGCCTTGCctggaaaattttaagattatttacgTATATGTACATGCAGATATACTCAACTATTGATTTGTttccttcacaaatatttattgaacatctacgtTACAAGAGGCATACAGTGGTGATCTAAAGCAGGTACTTTTCCAGCTGTCTCTGTCCTCATGTTTTGCAGGGAAGATGGACATTAACCAAATTACTATGcccagaaatgttaaaggggcACCTGTGGTGAGTGTTGCAGGTAAGATGTAACACAGGAGGAATTTGTGGTGCCAGGGGAGTTCACACAATGAGAATTTGATCTAGTCAGAAAGAACTAAACCTTAACTGGGGAAATGATGACTGAGCTGAAATAtcaaggaacagaagaaatgaacTGGATGTTCTGGGCAGGGATGAGTGTTCTGGGAAGAAGGAACTACATGTGCAAAGGtccaggggcaggaggagcaTATCAAGTAGGAGAACTTGAGAAAGGCCACTGTTCCCAGAACAGGGAGGTTGCAGGAGAGCACAGTATTAGATGAAGTGAAGAAATGTCTGACCATTCCCTAGACACTGAAGAAGTCGCACTGTTTATTCAGTCACTCCTTACAGGGCATCATTTGTCCAATTGTGTTTCTTCAACATGGAGAGCACTAAGGGCATTCAGGGAAAGCTTACTGACCGCTGAGTGACCTGAGGCATTAGACAGCTGTAATTAATTATAACacaagatggaaaaggaaagatgtCATCGGAAAGATAAAAGCTAAAAGGTGTAAAAATTCAGAGAACTGAGAAGTGGTTGGGAAATTCCTAGAATTCTTTCTGGGAACAAATggaggaagacttttttttttgcaagaagtACACTTTGATCCCAACAAGGGGGACAGGTACCATAATCACAGAAGTGGCAAAGGGAGCAGGTGGGGATGGCAGCCCCTGGTGCAACATGGCTGAAGTACCTGAGTAAAATCCAAAGTGAAATGGAAGAAACCAGATCAATGGGAGCTTTGAAATGTTTGGCCAAGACAATTGGTTTCTATACAACACAGAAAGAGTGACTGAAAGCACACGAGAATGACTGAACAGGATTCTATTCTAGAAAGATGACTCTGGCATTGTGAAGGGTGAATTGAGCAGGGGAGACACCGGCGGCGGGGAGAGCAGCCAGCCACCGAGGACGACCACACGTGCTTGTCTGGAAAACGAGAGCGGGCGGTAGGCTGAAAGAGGCACTGGAGGAGAAAAGCCAGGTGTACCCATCTGCTTGGCTGTCATAGCGAAGTACCACACACGAGGGGCTTCAACAGAAGTTGAACTGAAGTCTGAACTCCAGATGTCAGCAGGGCCGTGTTCCCTCTGAAGCCTGTGGAGGGAGTCCTTCTTTGCTTATTCGAGGATCTGATGCTTTGGGGTCTCTGGCATCCCTTGGTTTGCAGCTGCACGAATCCAATCTCTGCCTCGTGGtcatggtgttctccctgtgtctgtctctccaaagTGACTGTCGTCtcataaggataccagtcatgttggattagggacCCATCCTTGAACAGTGACCATGCCTCAGTTTAACTAAACATGTCTGCAATGACCTTGTTTCCAAACCAGGCCTTGTTCTGAGGTACCAGGGGGTTAGTTCATTAGAACCTCAATAtgtctttttgggggacacaattcaacctgtaACAATCAGGCCTGACGTCTTACTGGACAGAAGGgtacagggagggggcagaggtggggctcCACATGCCATTGCCCTGGCTTCCCTCACTGACCAGCCCTGTGCTGGGATGTTACAGGAAGCCACCTATAATGTGTGATAAGAGGGGCACCCTTTACGGATCCTggggctcccccccccccatgctgccTTCTCATCGAACACGTCCTGAAATTCCATCACCTCCCACAGCTGCATCGCGAGAAAGTGTCTTCAGAGGCCTTGGATATGACAGAGGGAATGTAAGGGCAATTTCGCACCTTCTTAGACTTGGTTAATGCTGTTTGAGAGGAACA
Coding sequences:
- the PPP3R2 gene encoding calcineurin subunit B type 2, which encodes MGNEASYPEEMCSHFNSDEIKRLGKRFKKLDLDSSGALSMEEFMSLPELQQNPLVQRVVDVFDTDGNGEVDFKEFILGTSQFSVRGDEEQKLRFAFSIYDIDKDGYISNGELFQVLKLMVGNNLKDWQLQQLVDKTIIILDRDGDGKISFEEFCAVVGGLEIHKKLVVVV